One Dysosmobacter welbionis DNA segment encodes these proteins:
- the cysK gene encoding cysteine synthase A: protein MPIYHSVTELIGRTPLLELCNYERNHDLKAVLLAKLECMNPAGSAKDRVAANMIARAETEGRLAPGGTIIEPTSGNTGIGLAAAAAAKGYRVILTMPDTMSVERRALIAAYGAEIILTPGAAGMAGAVAKAEELHQSIPGSIIAGQFENPANPAAHEKTTGPEIWADTEGKVDIFVAGVGTGGTVSGVGRYLKAQNPAVRVVAFEPASSPLLTEGHAGPHGLQGIGANFVPENLDRSVLDEVLTVTDADAYATGRELARTEGILVGITSGAAVWAAAQLARQPENAGKTIVALLPDSGERYLSTPMFQK from the coding sequence ATGCCTATTTATCACAGCGTCACTGAGCTGATCGGCCGCACGCCCTTGCTGGAGCTGTGCAATTACGAGCGGAACCACGACCTGAAGGCCGTGCTGTTGGCCAAGCTGGAGTGCATGAATCCCGCGGGCAGCGCCAAGGACCGGGTGGCTGCCAACATGATCGCCCGGGCGGAGACGGAGGGCCGTCTGGCTCCCGGCGGCACCATCATCGAACCTACCTCCGGCAACACCGGTATCGGTCTGGCTGCCGCAGCTGCGGCAAAGGGCTACCGTGTGATTCTCACCATGCCGGACACCATGAGCGTGGAGCGCCGGGCTCTGATCGCCGCCTACGGCGCGGAGATTATCCTGACGCCGGGAGCGGCGGGCATGGCGGGTGCTGTGGCCAAGGCGGAAGAACTGCATCAGTCCATTCCCGGCAGCATCATCGCAGGACAGTTTGAAAACCCCGCCAATCCAGCGGCACACGAGAAGACCACCGGCCCTGAGATCTGGGCGGACACGGAGGGGAAGGTGGACATCTTTGTGGCCGGGGTCGGCACCGGCGGCACTGTCAGCGGCGTGGGCCGGTATCTGAAGGCACAGAACCCCGCTGTGCGCGTGGTGGCCTTTGAGCCCGCTTCCTCGCCCCTGCTGACGGAGGGCCATGCGGGCCCACACGGCCTTCAGGGCATCGGCGCCAACTTTGTGCCGGAGAATCTGGACCGCAGCGTCCTGGATGAAGTCCTCACGGTCACGGATGCGGATGCCTACGCCACGGGCCGGGAGCTGGCCCGGACTGAGGGCATTCTGGTGGGCATCACCTCCGGCGCCGCCGTGTGGGCAGCGGCCCAGCTGGCCCGGCAGCCGGAGAACGCCGGCAAGACCATCGTGGCCCTGCTGCCGGACAGCGGCGAGCGGTATCTCTCCACCCCCATGTTCCAGAAGTGA
- a CDS encoding RNA polymerase sigma factor: MRNVSHILEKQLTDYLVTDQARFYRLAYSYLKNREEALDAVQTAVCRALEKQGELKEPEALRAWFYHILVHVCMDVLRSRKRVTLIPPEALDAGSYEDPLPSDGTLAQRVDALPPEVGTIIKLRFYEDLSLKEISTVTGWNLNTVKTRLYTGLKKLRISMEGDQL, translated from the coding sequence ATGAGAAACGTGTCACATATCCTGGAAAAGCAACTGACCGACTATCTCGTAACGGATCAGGCGCGGTTTTACCGACTGGCGTACAGCTACCTGAAAAACAGGGAAGAGGCTCTGGACGCGGTGCAGACCGCCGTCTGCAGGGCACTGGAGAAACAGGGGGAGCTGAAGGAGCCGGAGGCCCTCCGTGCGTGGTTTTATCACATTCTGGTTCACGTGTGCATGGACGTGCTTCGCAGCCGAAAGCGGGTGACGCTGATCCCGCCGGAGGCACTGGACGCCGGCAGCTATGAGGACCCTCTGCCTTCGGACGGCACGCTAGCCCAACGGGTGGACGCTCTGCCGCCAGAGGTGGGGACCATCATCAAGCTGCGGTTCTATGAGGACCTGTCTCTCAAGGAGATCAGCACCGTCACCGGCTGGAATCTGAACACCGTGAAAACCAGACTGTACACCGGCTTGAAGAAATTACGGATATCAATGGAAGGAGATCAATTATGA
- a CDS encoding DUF3298 domain-containing protein — MNEFKRAREEYESTPIPEELDARVRAGIRQGRTSSRSRGYKVVRRTAGSVAACLAVLMAGLNVSPTFAAAAADVPVLGGLFQVLTIRDYETVENGIDYKVTVPGVESEGDLAEKVNAEIQERVDAHLAQAQADWDDYKDAFLATGGTEEEWADREMNVLIDYEIKSQTDTTVSFVVDFAEGWVAAMQQRYCYNLDLANDKDITLADVLGEDWVGICNDAVNAKIAADESGLFFTPEQGGFTTVDDATSFYLNEDGSVTLVFPEYSIAAGAAGIVEIPVVA; from the coding sequence ATGAACGAATTCAAGCGTGCACGAGAAGAATATGAGTCCACCCCCATTCCGGAGGAGCTGGACGCCCGGGTCCGCGCAGGCATCCGGCAGGGCAGGACCAGCAGCCGTAGCCGCGGTTATAAGGTGGTCCGGCGGACTGCGGGCAGCGTGGCCGCCTGTCTGGCTGTGCTGATGGCGGGCCTGAATGTCTCCCCGACCTTCGCGGCTGCGGCTGCGGATGTACCGGTGCTGGGCGGGCTGTTCCAGGTCCTGACGATCCGGGACTATGAGACCGTGGAGAACGGCATCGACTACAAGGTGACCGTCCCCGGTGTGGAGTCTGAGGGCGACCTGGCCGAGAAGGTCAACGCGGAGATCCAGGAGCGGGTGGACGCCCATCTGGCCCAGGCTCAGGCGGACTGGGATGATTACAAGGATGCATTCCTGGCTACCGGCGGCACCGAGGAAGAGTGGGCCGACCGGGAGATGAACGTGCTTATCGACTACGAGATCAAGAGCCAGACCGACACTACGGTCTCCTTTGTGGTGGATTTCGCTGAGGGCTGGGTCGCTGCCATGCAGCAGCGGTACTGCTACAACCTGGACCTGGCCAACGACAAGGACATCACCCTGGCCGACGTGCTGGGCGAGGACTGGGTCGGCATCTGCAATGACGCCGTAAATGCGAAGATCGCGGCGGATGAGAGCGGCCTCTTCTTCACCCCGGAGCAGGGCGGCTTCACCACTGTGGATGACGCCACCTCCTTCTATCTGAATGAGGACGGCTCTGTGACGCTGGTGTTCCCCGAGTACAGCATCGCCGCCGGTGCCGCCGGGATTGTGGAAATCCCCGTGGTGGCCTGA
- a CDS encoding TIGR04255 family protein: MLFSDHPRTHYRNAPAHEVICQLRFPSILTINSVEPADFQEAIRAEFPQYARRQDAAPPRITGLGSPNPKVEQQPPVTNHNFVSEDNQWKLNLTKDFIALSTLHYPGWEEFARQLDKPLAAFIRLYKPAYFQRVGLRYVNIFSRARLGLEGARWAELFSPAYTAPMQEAELPEDRFLNCACDLTLKLDSSCQAKVHAGPGVVKRNAPGVPQDPEVKFIFDMDLSMTGNTPCTLAAGALETLHGHSTRLFEGAVTDRLRDAMEAG, encoded by the coding sequence ATGCTGTTTTCCGATCATCCCCGGACCCACTACCGCAACGCCCCGGCCCATGAGGTCATCTGCCAGTTGCGGTTCCCGTCTATTCTCACCATCAACAGCGTGGAGCCCGCCGATTTTCAGGAGGCCATCCGCGCGGAGTTCCCCCAGTATGCCCGGCGCCAGGACGCCGCGCCGCCCCGCATCACCGGGCTGGGCAGCCCCAATCCCAAGGTGGAGCAGCAGCCTCCGGTGACCAATCACAACTTCGTCTCCGAGGACAACCAGTGGAAGCTGAATCTCACCAAGGACTTCATCGCTCTGTCCACCCTCCACTATCCCGGGTGGGAGGAGTTTGCCCGCCAGCTGGACAAGCCGCTGGCCGCCTTTATCCGGCTGTACAAGCCCGCCTATTTCCAGCGGGTGGGCCTGCGGTATGTGAACATCTTCTCCCGTGCCCGGCTGGGGCTGGAGGGTGCCCGCTGGGCGGAGCTGTTCTCTCCTGCCTACACCGCTCCCATGCAGGAGGCGGAGCTCCCGGAGGACCGCTTTCTCAACTGCGCCTGTGATCTGACGCTGAAGCTGGATTCCAGCTGTCAGGCCAAGGTCCACGCGGGCCCCGGTGTGGTGAAGCGGAACGCCCCCGGCGTTCCCCAGGACCCGGAGGTGAAGTTCATTTTTGACATGGATCTGTCCATGACCGGAAACACCCCCTGCACCCTGGCCGCCGGTGCGCTGGAGACGCTCCACGGCCACTCCACCCGCCTGTTTGAAGGTGCTGTCACCGACAGGCTCCGGGACGCCATGGAGGCCGGATAA